In Janthinobacterium sp. J1-1, a single genomic region encodes these proteins:
- the tssM gene encoding type VI secretion system membrane subunit TssM, which translates to MLRRIWNFLTDSRHLTIFGFVALALFLYLGTEVLELALVWALVLLLLAFVIWLALWLLRRRRARRDAQALGQAILNQAEIAAANAAQAATPRDGEVDAVRTGLLAAIETIKTSKLGRKSGAAALYELPWYMIIGNPAAGKSSAILHSGLQFPFADGKVVQGVGGTRNCDWFFTTDGIVLDTAGRYSVVEEHRGEWFGFLDLLKKYRRKAPINGIIIAVSIAELGGDPDVGMQLARSLRKRVQDVIERLEVFAPLYIVFTKADLIAGFTEFFLDAERSERERAWGATMPYQRKLPTPELLAFFDQSFDELHAGLTELSLANMAHRQRKTMPPGVFTFPLEFAAIKPSLRAFIATLFEENPFQFQPVFRGFYLTSALQEGVPVSASSQQVAQRFDLTYAPPPVAAGQRQHGYFLLDLFRKVIFADKYLVSNYASRHRLRFKYAVFFTATVLLGACLGGWSWSYLGNRQLVANVEADMNKVLRLQEQRLDLQSRLEALEILQDRIEQLDAYRHHSPWSLRLGLYQGELLERKLREEYFAGARHVMLEPVTAGLEGLLAEMNANAGQLQPASRAPQSPAAVPGGQPYQAASATNVEDAYNALKTYLMLADKSHAESSHLNDQMARFWRGWLENNRGAMPREQMIRSAERLLTFYLAQVGDPSWPRIEQKLALVDQARENLRRVVRGMPARERVYADVKARASTRFPGVTVARIVGEADQGLLLGSHAVSGAYTRQAWEKFVEGAFREAANRELQSADWVLKSASTDDLTLEGSPEQIEKNLVELYKADYAREWQKFVQGVAVADLKGFDGAVQAMNRLGDPQSSPIAKLLNTIYEETSWDNPALQNAQLRQAERGIIAWLKDTFLRRAPSQLTSNPGLNAQIDPARLDKPMGPIGREFAGVGKLVAAKEKDASLMRSYLEALSKLRSRLNQLKNQGDAGPGAKQFMQQTLEGSGSELADALKLVDEQMLTGMSDAQKQAIRPILVRPLMQTFAVIVAPAELEVNKTWSAQVYEPFQRSLANKYPFAPNARIEASHLEIGQFFGPEGLVAKFVTTAMGPLVVRRGDVLAPRTWADMGISLSPQMVARFPGWIAPLGAGGAAATSGAAQTVFQILPSPAPGTLEYTVEIDGQQLRYRNTPAQWTNMVHPGPQGGSGAKITAITFDGRTVELFNEPGQFGLKRMIDAAAKKRKDAGVFELRWTRGEVAVAVDLKITSSPETTAAAAGGTAAAVQEQGFRGMQLPETIVGVAGTSPVALAGAAP; encoded by the coding sequence ATGCTGCGACGAATCTGGAATTTCCTCACCGATAGCCGCCACCTGACCATTTTCGGCTTCGTGGCGCTGGCCCTGTTCCTTTACCTGGGCACCGAAGTGCTGGAACTGGCGCTGGTCTGGGCGCTGGTCTTGCTGCTGCTGGCCTTCGTGATCTGGCTGGCGCTGTGGCTGCTGCGCCGGCGCCGCGCGCGCCGCGACGCCCAGGCGCTGGGCCAGGCCATCCTCAACCAGGCCGAGATCGCCGCCGCCAATGCGGCCCAGGCCGCCACGCCGCGGGATGGCGAAGTCGATGCCGTGCGCACCGGGCTGCTGGCCGCCATCGAAACCATCAAGACTTCCAAGCTGGGCCGCAAGTCGGGCGCGGCGGCCCTGTATGAACTGCCGTGGTACATGATCATCGGCAACCCCGCCGCCGGCAAGAGCAGCGCGATCCTGCATTCCGGCCTGCAGTTTCCATTTGCCGATGGCAAGGTGGTGCAGGGCGTGGGCGGCACCCGCAATTGCGACTGGTTCTTTACCACCGACGGCATCGTGCTCGACACGGCCGGCCGTTATTCGGTGGTCGAGGAGCACCGTGGCGAGTGGTTCGGCTTTCTCGACCTGCTGAAAAAATACCGGCGCAAGGCGCCCATCAACGGCATCATCATCGCCGTCAGCATCGCCGAACTGGGGGGCGACCCGGATGTCGGCATGCAGCTGGCGCGCAGCCTGCGCAAGCGGGTGCAGGACGTGATCGAACGCCTGGAAGTGTTCGCGCCGCTGTACATCGTGTTTACCAAGGCCGATCTGATCGCCGGCTTCACCGAGTTCTTTCTGGATGCGGAACGCAGCGAGCGCGAGCGGGCCTGGGGCGCCACCATGCCCTACCAGCGCAAGCTGCCGACGCCGGAATTGCTGGCGTTCTTCGACCAGAGTTTCGACGAGCTGCACGCCGGCCTGACGGAACTGAGCCTGGCCAATATGGCGCACCGCCAGCGCAAGACCATGCCGCCCGGGGTGTTTACGTTCCCGCTCGAATTTGCCGCCATCAAGCCGTCGCTGCGGGCCTTTATCGCCACCCTGTTCGAGGAAAATCCGTTCCAGTTCCAGCCCGTGTTTCGCGGCTTTTATCTGACCAGCGCGCTGCAGGAAGGCGTGCCTGTCAGCGCTTCCTCGCAGCAGGTGGCGCAACGCTTCGATCTCACCTACGCGCCGCCGCCGGTGGCCGCCGGCCAGCGCCAGCATGGCTACTTCCTGCTCGACCTGTTTCGCAAGGTGATCTTTGCCGACAAATACCTGGTCTCCAACTACGCCAGCCGGCACCGGCTGCGCTTCAAGTACGCGGTGTTTTTCACGGCCACCGTGCTGCTGGGCGCCTGCCTGGGCGGCTGGAGCTGGTCTTACCTGGGCAACCGCCAGCTGGTGGCCAATGTCGAGGCGGACATGAACAAGGTGCTGCGCCTGCAGGAGCAGCGGCTCGACCTGCAATCGCGCCTGGAAGCGCTGGAGATCCTGCAGGACCGCATCGAGCAGCTGGACGCGTACCGGCATCACAGCCCGTGGTCGCTGCGCCTGGGGTTGTACCAGGGCGAACTGCTGGAACGCAAGCTGCGCGAAGAGTATTTCGCCGGCGCCCGTCACGTCATGCTCGAACCGGTGACGGCCGGCCTGGAAGGCCTGCTGGCCGAGATGAACGCCAATGCCGGGCAGCTGCAGCCGGCCTCGCGTGCGCCGCAATCGCCCGCAGCCGTGCCGGGCGGCCAACCCTACCAGGCGGCCAGCGCCACCAATGTCGAAGACGCCTACAACGCGCTGAAAACCTATCTGATGCTGGCCGATAAAAGCCATGCCGAAAGCAGTCATTTGAACGATCAGATGGCGCGCTTCTGGCGCGGCTGGCTGGAAAACAATCGTGGCGCCATGCCGCGCGAGCAGATGATACGCAGCGCGGAAAGGCTGCTGACGTTTTACCTGGCGCAGGTGGGCGATCCGTCGTGGCCGCGCATCGAGCAGAAGCTGGCGCTGGTCGACCAGGCGCGCGAAAACCTGCGCCGCGTGGTGCGCGGCATGCCGGCGCGCGAGCGCGTGTATGCGGACGTCAAGGCACGCGCCTCGACCCGCTTTCCCGGCGTGACGGTGGCGCGCATCGTCGGCGAGGCGGACCAGGGCCTGCTGCTGGGCAGCCACGCCGTCTCGGGCGCCTACACGCGCCAGGCCTGGGAAAAATTCGTCGAAGGCGCTTTCCGCGAGGCCGCCAACCGCGAGCTGCAAAGCGCCGACTGGGTGCTGAAAAGCGCCTCCACCGACGACCTGACCCTGGAAGGCAGCCCGGAACAGATCGAGAAAAACCTGGTGGAACTGTACAAGGCCGATTACGCGCGCGAATGGCAAAAGTTCGTGCAGGGCGTGGCGGTGGCCGACCTGAAAGGCTTCGATGGCGCGGTGCAGGCGATGAACCGGCTGGGCGACCCGCAATCGTCGCCGATCGCCAAGCTCCTGAACACGATTTACGAGGAAACCTCGTGGGACAATCCGGCCCTGCAGAACGCCCAGCTGCGCCAGGCCGAGCGCGGGATCATCGCCTGGCTGAAGGACACTTTCCTGCGCCGCGCGCCGTCGCAGCTCACCTCCAACCCGGGCCTGAACGCGCAGATCGATCCGGCCCGGCTCGACAAACCGATGGGGCCGATCGGGCGCGAGTTTGCCGGCGTCGGCAAGCTGGTGGCGGCGAAAGAGAAGGATGCCTCCCTGATGCGTTCCTACCTGGAAGCGCTGTCGAAATTGCGCAGCCGGTTGAATCAGCTGAAGAACCAGGGCGACGCCGGCCCCGGCGCCAAGCAGTTCATGCAGCAGACGCTCGAAGGCAGCGGCTCCGAACTGGCCGACGCCCTGAAACTGGTCGACGAGCAGATGCTGACCGGCATGAGCGACGCGCAGAAGCAGGCGATCCGGCCTATCCTGGTGCGCCCGTTGATGCAGACCTTTGCGGTGATCGTGGCGCCGGCCGAACTGGAAGTGAACAAGACCTGGTCGGCCCAGGTGTACGAGCCTTTCCAGCGCTCGCTGGCGAACAAATATCCGTTTGCCCCAAATGCACGCATCGAAGCCAGCCACCTTGAGATCGGCCAGTTCTTCGGCCCCGAAGGCCTGGTGGCCAAATTCGTCACTACCGCGATGGGGCCGCTGGTGGTAAGGCGCGGCGACGTGCTGGCGCCGCGCACCTGGGCCGACATGGGCATCAGCCTGTCGCCGCAGATGGTGGCCCGTTTTCCCGGCTGGATCGCGCCGCTCGGCGCGGGCGGCGCGGCGGCCACCTCCGGCGCGGCGCAGACCGTGTTCCAGATCCTGCCGTCGCCGGCGCCCGGCACGCTGGAATACACGGTGGAGATCGACGGCCAGCAGCTACGCTACCGCAATACGCCGGCCCAGTGGACCAATATGGTGCATCCGGGCCCGCAAGGTGGTTCGGGCGCGAAGATCACCGCCATCACCTTTGACGGGCGCACGGTGGAGCTGTTCAACGAACCGGGGCAGTTCGGCCTGAAGCGCATGATCGACGCCGCCGCCAAGAAGCGCAAGGACGCCGGCGTCTTCGAATTGCGCTGGACGCGCGGCGAGGTGGCGGTGGCGGTCGACCTGAAAATTACCAGCAGCCCGGAAACCACGGCCGCCGCCGCGGGCGGAACTGCGGCGGCGGTACAGGAGCAGGGCTTTCGCGGCATGCAACTGCCGGAAACCATCGTTGGCGTGGCGGGAACCTCGCCGGTGGCCCTGGCGGGAGCGGCGCCATGA
- the tagF gene encoding type VI secretion system-associated protein TagF: MTAAPQAVRLAYFGKLPARGDFVKACDNHALVQLLDDWLAQVMSALTMEPRWKLNYDALAPLRFAFVGTRSRRAIAGRLEASCDVSQRRFPFMAMSAIEVPDAGAFVGCSPLVLSPLWQRLDSLCAGMLSQADPAPALLALAGEVVQVDPGDPGHAARLSSFLQAQTLHSLQTMLASPTFPVTVRELLLGLGMLLQPVRQSGHGRSIRLEKNLVLPLPADEGLRELVASFWLHLILPFLQPLDFELALFFAHLGEAPVLLVGFCGADPHALRALIDPQAAGERLIVLDQLDWVEDALAPAPALRHLSACLQQEQLSLRSACAMFDDTFA, translated from the coding sequence ATGACGGCCGCGCCGCAGGCCGTGCGCCTCGCTTATTTTGGCAAGCTGCCCGCGCGCGGCGACTTCGTCAAGGCTTGCGACAATCACGCGCTGGTGCAGCTGCTCGACGACTGGCTGGCGCAGGTGATGAGCGCACTGACGATGGAGCCGCGCTGGAAGCTCAATTACGACGCGCTTGCGCCGCTGCGCTTCGCCTTTGTCGGCACGCGCAGCCGGCGCGCCATCGCCGGGCGCCTGGAGGCCAGTTGCGATGTGTCGCAGCGCCGCTTTCCCTTCATGGCCATGAGCGCGATCGAGGTGCCGGACGCCGGCGCCTTTGTCGGCTGCAGCCCTTTGGTGCTGTCGCCGCTGTGGCAGCGCCTCGACAGCCTGTGCGCGGGCATGCTGTCGCAGGCCGATCCGGCACCGGCGCTGCTGGCGCTGGCCGGCGAGGTGGTGCAGGTCGACCCGGGCGATCCTGGCCATGCGGCGCGGCTGTCAAGCTTCCTGCAAGCGCAGACCTTGCACTCGCTGCAAACGATGCTCGCCTCGCCCACCTTTCCCGTCACGGTGCGCGAACTGCTGCTGGGCCTGGGCATGCTGCTGCAGCCGGTGCGGCAAAGCGGGCATGGCAGGAGCATACGTCTGGAAAAAAACCTGGTGCTGCCGCTGCCGGCCGATGAAGGGCTGCGCGAACTGGTGGCCAGCTTCTGGCTGCACTTGATCCTGCCCTTCCTGCAGCCGCTGGACTTTGAACTGGCGCTGTTCTTTGCCCACCTGGGCGAAGCGCCGGTGCTGCTGGTCGGTTTTTGCGGCGCCGATCCGCATGCGCTGCGCGCGCTGATCGACCCGCAGGCGGCGGGCGAACGCTTGATCGTGCTCGACCAGCTGGATTGGGTCGAAGACGCCCTGGCGCCGGCGCCGGCGCTGCGCCATTTGTCCGCCTGCCTGCAGCAGGAGCAGCTGTCGCTGCGCTCGGCCTGCGCGATGTTTGACGATACCTTTGCTTGA
- a CDS encoding OmpA family protein has product MKPLTLFLPLAAIFNVHAQTQAPAPASPQPGQILVTGTVADEASKAAVLARLRELYGAERVVDQVAVGAVAVPANWNAHVQKLLTPNLKLITRGQLSIDGSIVSVRGEVANEAQRQQIASEIATSLNPTYTVNNGLRIAAAEQGVLDAALDKRIIEFDSGQASITPAGLAILDEMAAAMQKLKGRKVEVIGHTDNTGLRASNVSLSQARAEAVRNYLASKGIAPDTVLTSGQGPDRPVASNTTVDGRARNRRIEFRIAE; this is encoded by the coding sequence ATGAAACCACTGACCTTGTTCCTGCCGCTGGCGGCAATTTTCAACGTCCATGCGCAAACCCAGGCGCCGGCGCCCGCCTCGCCGCAGCCTGGCCAGATCCTGGTGACCGGCACCGTGGCCGACGAAGCGTCCAAGGCAGCCGTGCTGGCGCGCTTGCGTGAATTGTATGGCGCCGAGCGCGTGGTCGACCAGGTGGCGGTGGGCGCCGTGGCGGTGCCGGCCAACTGGAACGCGCATGTGCAAAAACTGCTGACGCCGAATCTGAAACTGATCACGCGCGGCCAGCTCAGCATTGACGGCAGCATTGTCAGCGTGCGCGGCGAAGTGGCCAACGAAGCGCAGCGCCAGCAGATCGCCAGCGAGATCGCCACCAGCCTCAATCCTACCTACACCGTCAACAATGGCTTGCGCATCGCCGCTGCCGAGCAGGGCGTGCTCGATGCGGCGCTCGACAAGCGCATCATCGAGTTCGACAGCGGCCAGGCCAGCATCACGCCTGCCGGCCTGGCCATTCTCGACGAGATGGCGGCCGCCATGCAAAAGCTCAAGGGACGCAAGGTGGAGGTGATTGGCCATACGGACAATACCGGCCTGCGCGCCAGCAATGTGTCGCTCAGCCAGGCGCGCGCCGAAGCCGTGCGCAACTACCTGGCCAGCAAGGGCATCGCGCCGGACACCGTGCTGACCTCGGGCCAGGGTCCGGACCGCCCGGTGGCCAGCAATACGACGGTCGATGGCCGTGCCAGGAACCGGCGCATCGAGTTTCGCATCGCCGAGTAA
- the icmH gene encoding type IVB secretion system protein IcmH/DotU — protein MSQLIERRSAPSLLGPRGPGPGPAPSNVNAGSALLDLMHEGFYMLFLLRNGGSPGDEQGFTERINTFLADYTREAKKMRADDDDIEAAKYAFCAAVDEIILASPFDIRKPWERRPLQLLIFGDQLAGEHFFDRLDALRGKGAMRVQALQVFHMCLLLGFQGKYAIDGGEKLSYLTARLGDEIAHIKGKSRGFAPRAERPDQVVNKRHSDVPLWALTSIFALLALCAYLGLRAHLTRNTQTTLAAYADLVKLAPRPAHLTITLP, from the coding sequence ATGAGCCAGCTCATCGAACGGCGCTCGGCGCCCTCGCTGCTGGGCCCACGCGGTCCCGGTCCCGGACCGGCCCCATCCAACGTCAACGCCGGCAGCGCCCTGCTCGACCTGATGCATGAAGGCTTCTACATGTTGTTCCTGCTGAGGAATGGCGGCTCGCCCGGCGACGAACAGGGCTTCACGGAACGCATCAACACCTTTTTGGCCGACTACACGCGCGAGGCGAAAAAGATGCGCGCCGATGACGACGATATCGAAGCGGCAAAGTACGCGTTCTGCGCCGCCGTCGATGAGATCATCCTCGCTTCGCCGTTCGATATCCGCAAGCCCTGGGAACGGCGCCCGCTGCAACTGCTGATCTTTGGCGACCAGCTGGCCGGCGAGCATTTCTTCGACCGCCTCGACGCACTGCGCGGCAAGGGCGCCATGCGGGTGCAGGCGCTGCAGGTCTTCCACATGTGCCTGCTCCTGGGCTTCCAGGGAAAATATGCGATCGACGGCGGCGAAAAACTCAGCTACCTGACGGCCCGCCTGGGCGACGAGATCGCCCATATCAAGGGCAAGAGCCGTGGCTTCGCGCCGCGCGCCGAGCGCCCCGACCAGGTGGTCAACAAGCGCCACAGCGACGTGCCGCTGTGGGCCCTGACCAGCATCTTCGCGCTGCTGGCCCTGTGCGCCTACCTGGGCCTGCGCGCCCACCTGACGCGCAATACGCAAACCACGCTGGCGGCCTATGCCGACCTGGTCAAGCTGGCGCCACGGCCAGCCCATTTGACGATTACCTTGCCCTGA
- the tssK gene encoding type VI secretion system baseplate subunit TssK has translation MAMAAKVLWGEGQFLRPQHFQRQDQYHETRLHQTASALHPYAWGVAHMQWDLDALKTGTLRLRALSAIFRDGEIFDAAGDGSGGDSLPPPVDLAALPAALQEVTYHAALPVLNREGLNYTAQASSPGAAPDTRYTHAMRATPDLFTGASVADVAYLKKTVRLIPDSEARGSYDCLPLIALRRTVTGGFEPVPSFMAPSLSIGGAPRLQDLLEHLLDALQAKVAVLHGHHREPSRNVIEFRSGDVSSFWLLHTASTAAAALMHYARHPALHPERLYEALLSLAGGLLSYARHHTLASLPVYDHAQPGACFAAIDAIIRELLDTVISSKYFSIALAESKPSYYLGKLDSGKVDQHTTLYLAIRAAMPAIELVEIVPLRVKVGAPDDVEKCVLTAMPGVKLSHAPQVPAAIPVRPDTYYFALDSRGGLYEHMLKAQSISVYVPSGIRELQLELIAVTA, from the coding sequence ATGGCCATGGCAGCGAAAGTCCTGTGGGGAGAGGGCCAGTTCTTGCGGCCGCAGCACTTCCAGCGCCAGGATCAATATCATGAAACGCGGCTGCACCAGACCGCCAGCGCGCTGCATCCATATGCCTGGGGCGTGGCGCACATGCAGTGGGATCTCGATGCGCTGAAGACCGGCACCCTGCGCCTGCGGGCGCTGTCGGCGATCTTTCGCGACGGCGAAATTTTTGATGCGGCCGGCGACGGCAGCGGCGGCGACAGCCTGCCGCCGCCGGTCGACCTGGCCGCGCTGCCGGCCGCGCTGCAGGAAGTGACGTACCATGCCGCCCTGCCCGTGCTGAACCGCGAAGGCCTGAACTATACCGCGCAGGCCAGCAGCCCCGGCGCGGCGCCCGACACCCGCTACACGCACGCCATGCGCGCCACGCCCGACCTGTTTACGGGCGCCAGCGTGGCCGACGTGGCCTACCTGAAAAAGACCGTACGCCTGATCCCCGACAGCGAAGCGCGCGGCTCCTACGACTGCCTGCCGCTGATCGCGCTGCGCCGCACGGTGACGGGCGGCTTCGAGCCGGTGCCCTCATTCATGGCGCCCAGCCTGTCGATCGGCGGCGCGCCGCGCCTGCAGGACCTGCTCGAACACCTGCTCGACGCCTTGCAGGCCAAGGTGGCGGTGCTGCACGGCCACCATCGCGAACCGAGCCGCAACGTGATCGAGTTCCGCTCCGGCGATGTATCGTCGTTCTGGCTGCTGCATACGGCCAGCACGGCCGCCGCCGCCCTGATGCACTATGCGCGCCACCCGGCGCTGCACCCGGAACGCCTGTACGAGGCGCTGCTGTCGCTGGCCGGCGGCCTGCTCAGCTATGCGCGCCACCATACGCTGGCCAGCCTGCCCGTCTACGACCATGCGCAGCCGGGCGCCTGCTTTGCGGCCATCGACGCCATCATCCGCGAACTGCTCGACACCGTCATCTCGTCGAAATACTTTTCCATCGCCCTGGCGGAAAGCAAACCGTCCTACTACCTGGGCAAGCTCGACTCCGGCAAGGTCGACCAGCACACCACCTTGTACCTGGCGATCCGCGCCGCCATGCCGGCCATCGAACTGGTCGAGATCGTGCCGCTGCGCGTGAAAGTGGGCGCACCCGACGACGTGGAAAAATGCGTGCTGACGGCCATGCCGGGCGTGAAACTGTCGCATGCGCCGCAAGTGCCGGCGGCCATTCCCGTGCGGCCCGACACGTATTATTTTGCGCTTGACAGCCGCGGCGGCTTGTACGAGCACATGCTCAAGGCGCAGTCGATCTCGGTGTATGTGCCGAGCGGCATACGCGAGCTGCAACTCGAACTGATCGCGGTGACGGCATGA
- the tssJ gene encoding type VI secretion system lipoprotein TssJ has protein sequence MCPSLPLRCAACFLLLPLSGCAGGAIGGLANAALQMAGLAKPAPEVPEAQKPPRNVSIRLHAGQRLNTDPQGRPLALVARIYKLRQSAAFEQAPYDSFLDAAREKALLGSDLLEVQEVLLVPGQRYEIQEKVGRDAAFIGVVALFRAPAAQRWRATFAAPDAERDGVTIGLHACALSVGAQAGLAGARCE, from the coding sequence ATGTGCCCTTCCCTGCCGCTGCGCTGCGCTGCCTGCTTCCTGCTGCTACCGCTGTCCGGCTGCGCGGGCGGTGCCATCGGCGGCCTGGCCAATGCGGCGCTGCAGATGGCGGGCCTGGCCAAGCCGGCGCCCGAAGTGCCGGAGGCGCAAAAGCCGCCGCGCAATGTCAGCATCCGCCTGCATGCCGGCCAGCGCCTGAACACCGATCCGCAAGGCCGGCCGCTGGCGCTGGTGGCGCGCATCTACAAGCTGCGCCAGAGCGCCGCCTTCGAGCAGGCGCCGTACGACAGCTTCCTGGACGCGGCCAGGGAAAAGGCGCTGCTGGGCAGCGACCTGCTGGAAGTGCAGGAAGTGCTGCTGGTGCCGGGCCAGCGCTACGAGATACAGGAAAAGGTCGGCCGCGACGCGGCCTTTATCGGCGTGGTGGCGCTGTTTCGCGCACCCGCCGCCCAGCGCTGGCGCGCCACCTTTGCCGCGCCCGACGCCGAGCGCGATGGCGTCACCATCGGTCTGCATGCCTGCGCATTGAGCGTCGGCGCGCAGGCGGGCCTGGCGGGCGCGCGCTGCGAATAG
- a CDS encoding tetratricopeptide repeat protein translates to MLPPRLACLAGALLLAACTTAPPPAPKPAPAPTLAQVLSEADVAARAGQYDKAYTLLEKGGSAYPADKAPWLQMAQMKFDRGQYGDAISHALEALERDPDDKVANSIVAVSGLRLSGKALADLSRQNNLNGSLRSEAQELAKLLRASIGEDVLVPPAKRPAAGAKRAAASSAPAPAPAPAPAAKGGADPFSGLK, encoded by the coding sequence ATGCTTCCGCCCCGCCTGGCCTGCCTGGCCGGCGCCCTCCTGCTGGCCGCCTGCACCACCGCGCCACCGCCCGCCCCCAAGCCGGCGCCGGCACCGACCCTGGCGCAAGTGCTGTCCGAGGCCGACGTGGCCGCGCGCGCCGGCCAGTACGACAAGGCCTACACCTTGCTGGAAAAAGGCGGCAGCGCCTACCCGGCCGACAAGGCGCCATGGCTGCAGATGGCGCAGATGAAATTCGATCGCGGCCAGTACGGTGACGCCATCAGCCATGCGCTCGAAGCGCTCGAGCGCGACCCCGATGACAAAGTCGCCAACAGCATCGTCGCCGTCAGCGGGCTGCGCTTGTCCGGCAAGGCGCTGGCCGACCTGTCGCGGCAAAACAACCTGAATGGCTCGCTGCGTTCGGAAGCGCAGGAACTGGCCAAGCTGCTGCGCGCCAGCATCGGCGAAGACGTGCTGGTGCCGCCGGCCAAGCGCCCGGCGGCCGGTGCCAAGCGCGCGGCGGCATCGTCCGCGCCGGCGCCGGCACCCGCACCGGCGCCCGCGGCAAAAGGCGGCGCCGACCCGTTCAGCGGCCTGAAGTAA
- the tssB gene encoding type VI secretion system contractile sheath small subunit, whose protein sequence is MAKPDSVQKRLQQVRAPRVQMTYDVEIGDTIENKELPFVVGVLGDFGGDSEVEKRRLKDRKFVGIDMDNFDEVLGSVEPVARFQVQNRLSEEGGTFPVDLRFRAMSDFRPESVVRQVEPLRRLLEARTKLADLRNKLAGNDKLEDLLTEVLNNTDSLAALQPQRAIKED, encoded by the coding sequence ATGGCCAAGCCTGACAGTGTCCAGAAGCGGCTGCAGCAGGTACGTGCGCCGCGCGTGCAGATGACGTATGACGTGGAGATCGGCGACACGATAGAAAACAAGGAGCTGCCCTTCGTGGTCGGCGTGCTGGGCGACTTCGGCGGCGATTCCGAGGTCGAGAAACGGCGCCTGAAAGACCGCAAGTTCGTCGGCATCGACATGGACAACTTCGACGAAGTGCTGGGCAGCGTCGAGCCGGTGGCGCGCTTCCAGGTACAGAACCGCCTGAGCGAGGAAGGCGGCACCTTTCCGGTCGACCTGCGCTTTCGCGCCATGAGCGATTTTCGTCCCGAGTCGGTGGTGCGGCAGGTCGAGCCGCTGCGCCGCCTGCTCGAAGCGCGCACCAAGCTGGCCGACCTGCGCAACAAACTGGCCGGCAACGACAAGCTGGAAGACCTGTTGACGGAAGTGCTGAACAACACCGACAGCCTGGCCGCCCTGCAACCGCAACGCGCGATCAAGGAGGATTGA